In Phreatobacter aquaticus, a single genomic region encodes these proteins:
- a CDS encoding 3-deoxy-manno-octulosonate cytidylyltransferase — MSRSVILIPARMSASRLPGKPLADIAGEPMIVHVMRRAMESGIGEPVVATDSEAIAAAVTQAGGRAVMTRADHPSGSDRIHEALGAMDPHGHVERVINVQGDLPTIDPKVIRAAADLLDDPAVDIGTLTAVITRLDEINNPNVVKVVGTPVADRRLRALYFTRTTAPSGEGPLYHHIGLYAYRRAALDRFVALPPGTLEQRERLEQLRALEDGMRIDVAVVDAVPLGVDTPADLERARSLLSQR; from the coding sequence ATGTCCCGTTCCGTCATCCTCATTCCGGCCCGCATGAGCGCTTCGCGCCTTCCGGGCAAGCCACTGGCGGATATTGCCGGCGAGCCGATGATCGTCCACGTCATGCGGCGCGCCATGGAATCCGGCATCGGTGAGCCGGTTGTGGCGACCGATTCGGAGGCGATTGCCGCAGCCGTGACCCAGGCCGGCGGGCGCGCGGTGATGACCCGCGCCGACCACCCGTCCGGCTCAGACCGCATCCACGAGGCGCTCGGCGCGATGGATCCGCACGGCCATGTCGAGCGCGTCATCAACGTCCAGGGCGACCTGCCGACCATCGATCCCAAGGTGATCCGCGCCGCCGCCGACCTGCTCGACGATCCCGCCGTCGATATCGGCACACTGACAGCCGTCATCACGCGGCTCGACGAGATCAACAATCCGAATGTCGTGAAGGTGGTGGGAACCCCGGTCGCCGACCGGCGGCTGAGGGCGCTCTACTTCACCCGGACGACGGCCCCCTCCGGCGAGGGGCCGCTCTATCACCATATCGGCCTCTACGCCTATCGACGCGCGGCACTCGACCGCTTCGTGGCGCTGCCGCCCGGCACGCTGGAACAACGCGAACGGCTGGAACAGCTGCGGGCGCTGGAGGACGGCATGCGGATCGACGTCGCCGTGGTCGACGCGGTGCCGCTCGGCGTCGACACGCCGGCCGATCTCGAGCGCGCGCGCTCACTTCTCTCCCAACGATAA
- a CDS encoding c-type cytochrome translates to MDSFEVNKIAMAVLLVAASTLGGQILANEVVFKPKAPAKPGYSVAVAGAGGQQAAPAAAEPQKSMTEVFASANAANGPAVFRQCATCHTINKGGANGAGPNLWGVVGRNHGGSTGFNYSAAMKAKASEPWTLEQIYAFITNPRGALPGTTMSFAGIRSEQQRADLIAYLREQADSPVPAPK, encoded by the coding sequence ATGGACTCTTTCGAAGTGAACAAGATCGCAATGGCCGTGCTGCTCGTCGCAGCCAGCACGCTGGGCGGCCAGATCCTCGCCAATGAGGTCGTCTTCAAGCCGAAGGCGCCGGCAAAGCCCGGCTATTCGGTCGCTGTCGCCGGCGCCGGCGGCCAGCAGGCGGCTCCCGCTGCGGCCGAACCGCAGAAGTCGATGACGGAAGTCTTCGCCTCGGCCAATGCAGCCAATGGCCCGGCGGTGTTCCGCCAGTGCGCCACCTGCCACACCATCAACAAGGGCGGCGCCAATGGCGCAGGCCCGAACCTCTGGGGCGTCGTTGGGCGCAACCACGGCGGATCGACCGGCTTCAACTATTCGGCAGCCATGAAGGCCAAGGCCTCCGAGCCCTGGACGCTGGAACAGATCTACGCCTTCATCACCAATCCGCGCGGCGCCTTGCCGGGCACGACCATGTCGTTTGCCGGCATCCGCTCCGAGCAGCAGCGCGCCGACCTCATCGCCTATCTGCGCGAACAGGCGGACAGCCCGGTGCCGGCACCGAAATAA
- a CDS encoding response regulator transcription factor — MPTIALVDDDRNILTSVAIALEAEGYRIVTYNDGASALDGFKQSPPDLAILDIKMPRMDGMELLRRLRQKTDMPVIFLTSKDEEIDELFGLKMGADDFIRKPFSQRLLVERVKAVLRRAAAKDPVADAKADAKVLERGKLRMDPERHTCTWDGNQVTLTVTEFLILQALAQRPGVVKSRNALMDAAYDDQVYVDDRTIDSHIKRLRKKFKVADDDFEMIETLYGVGYRFKE; from the coding sequence ATGCCGACCATCGCACTCGTCGACGACGACCGGAATATCCTGACCTCGGTCGCCATCGCTCTCGAAGCCGAGGGTTATCGCATCGTCACCTACAATGACGGCGCCTCCGCGCTCGACGGTTTCAAGCAGTCCCCGCCTGATCTCGCCATCCTCGACATCAAGATGCCGCGCATGGACGGGATGGAATTGCTGCGTCGGCTGCGTCAGAAGACCGACATGCCCGTGATCTTCCTCACCTCCAAGGACGAGGAAATCGACGAACTGTTCGGCCTGAAGATGGGCGCCGACGATTTCATCCGGAAGCCGTTCTCGCAGCGCCTGCTTGTCGAGCGCGTCAAGGCGGTGCTCCGCCGTGCCGCCGCCAAGGATCCGGTTGCCGACGCCAAGGCCGATGCCAAGGTGCTGGAGCGCGGCAAGCTGCGCATGGATCCCGAGCGCCACACCTGCACCTGGGACGGCAATCAGGTGACGCTGACCGTCACCGAGTTCCTGATCCTGCAGGCCCTTGCCCAGCGTCCCGGCGTCGTGAAGAGCCGCAACGCGCTGATGGACGCCGCCTACGACGATCAGGTCTATGTCGACGACCGCACCATCGACAGCCACATCAAGCGGCTGCGCAAGAAGTTCAAGGTTGCCGACGACGATTTCGAGATGATCGAGACGCTGTACGGCGTCGGATATCGCTTCAAGGAGTGA
- a CDS encoding sensor histidine kinase, with product MLDRTPESALHDRDAVSHEPRPPLVMRVGAAISQAGRSVVDALFSSLTRRIVLLNLVGLVALVSGILWLSQFRAGLIESRAQSLLVQGEIIAGAIAASAAVDGSVIPIDPDKLFELQLGGTGSSVDDPAALLEFPINPERVAPVLRRLTGPTETQARIYDREGTLILDSRNLYGRGDITALDLPPIGEKPPFYVKWWNEVRRFVRGGSNFPIYRDLGFRNGKSYPEVAQALNGQKASMVRVNDAGEVIVSVAIPVQRFRGVLGVLLLNTRGGEIDAVLDAERFQVLRVFLIAAFVMVVLSILMARTIGGPVRQLADAAEKVRRRHRSREEIPDFTQRRDEIGHLSQSLRDMTEALYARIEAIERFAADVAHELKNPLTSLRSAVETMPLAKTDASRTRLLEVIQHDVRRLDRLITDISDASRLDAELQRQESARVDMSLLLSTLVTIANEVKNKNGTKVKLTFEGGKPADFAVPGHDSRLSQVVTNLIDNARSFSPEGGTVSVTARKLKGAVEVIVDDNGPGIRPDALERIFERFYTDRPHQDYGQNSGLGLSISKQVVDAHGGRIWAENRLGPLDADGEPTVLGARFVVRLPSV from the coding sequence ATGCTGGACCGCACGCCCGAGAGCGCCCTCCACGATCGCGATGCGGTGAGCCACGAGCCGCGGCCGCCGCTTGTGATGCGCGTCGGCGCCGCTATCTCGCAAGCCGGGCGCTCGGTGGTCGATGCCCTATTCTCCAGCCTGACGCGCCGCATCGTCCTCCTCAATCTGGTTGGCCTCGTCGCATTGGTCTCCGGCATCCTCTGGCTGTCGCAGTTTCGCGCCGGACTGATCGAATCCCGCGCGCAGAGTCTGCTCGTCCAGGGCGAGATCATCGCTGGAGCCATCGCTGCTTCGGCGGCGGTCGATGGATCGGTGATCCCGATCGACCCCGACAAGCTGTTCGAACTGCAACTGGGCGGCACCGGGTCCTCGGTCGACGATCCAGCGGCTCTGCTTGAGTTTCCGATCAATCCCGAGCGCGTTGCGCCCGTCCTGCGCCGGCTGACCGGCCCAACAGAGACCCAGGCCCGGATCTACGACCGCGAGGGCACCCTGATCCTCGACAGCCGCAACCTCTACGGTCGCGGCGACATCACCGCGCTCGATCTGCCGCCGATCGGCGAGAAACCGCCCTTCTATGTGAAATGGTGGAACGAGGTCCGCCGCTTCGTGCGGGGCGGCAGCAATTTCCCGATCTACCGCGATCTCGGCTTCCGCAATGGCAAGTCCTATCCCGAGGTGGCGCAGGCGCTCAATGGCCAGAAGGCCAGCATGGTGCGGGTCAATGATGCCGGAGAGGTCATCGTCTCGGTGGCGATCCCGGTCCAGCGTTTCCGCGGCGTTCTCGGCGTCCTGCTGCTCAACACGCGGGGCGGCGAGATCGATGCGGTTCTGGATGCCGAGCGCTTCCAGGTGCTGCGTGTGTTCCTGATCGCGGCCTTCGTCATGGTGGTCCTGTCGATCCTGATGGCGCGCACCATCGGTGGCCCTGTGCGCCAGTTGGCCGATGCCGCCGAGAAGGTCCGCCGGCGCCACCGCTCGCGCGAGGAGATCCCGGACTTCACCCAGCGGCGCGACGAGATCGGCCATCTGTCGCAATCGCTGCGCGACATGACGGAAGCGCTCTATGCGCGCATCGAGGCGATCGAGCGCTTCGCCGCCGACGTCGCCCATGAACTCAAGAACCCGCTGACCTCTCTGCGCTCGGCGGTCGAGACCATGCCGCTCGCCAAGACCGATGCCTCGCGCACCCGCCTGCTCGAGGTCATCCAGCACGATGTGCGCCGGCTTGACCGTCTGATCACCGACATTTCCGATGCGAGCCGCCTGGACGCCGAACTGCAGCGGCAGGAATCGGCGCGAGTCGACATGAGCCTGCTGTTGAGCACGCTGGTGACGATCGCCAACGAGGTGAAGAACAAGAATGGCACCAAGGTGAAACTCACCTTCGAGGGCGGCAAGCCTGCCGACTTCGCCGTTCCCGGGCATGATTCCCGTCTGAGCCAGGTGGTCACCAACCTGATCGACAATGCGCGCTCGTTCTCGCCCGAAGGCGGCACGGTCTCGGTCACGGCGCGCAAGCTCAAGGGAGCTGTCGAGGTCATCGTCGATGACAATGGGCCCGGCATCCGTCCGGATGCCCTGGAGCGGATCTTCGAGCGCTTCTACACCGATCGCCCGCACCAGGATTATGGCCAGAACTCCGGCCTGGGCCTGTCAATCTCCAAGCAGGTGGTCGATGCCCATGGTGGCCGGATCTGGGCCGAGAACCGCCTGGGACCGCTGGACGCCGACGGCGAGCCGACTGTGCTCGGCGCCCGCTTCGTCGTGCGTCTTCCCTCGGTGTGA
- a CDS encoding HPr kinase/phosphorylase, with protein MASVHASVVLVGARAVLIRGASGSGKSRLVLALLKAGAAGDLPFARLVADDRVHLEAAHGRLIARPPPTIAGLVEMRGHGPVEMAHEPQAVVGWVVDLDAPDGQRMPEPATGTTEIAGVALPRVAVSRGQDPLPLVLQAVGAGFPR; from the coding sequence ATGGCGAGCGTCCATGCAAGCGTGGTTCTGGTCGGCGCGCGGGCCGTTCTGATCCGTGGGGCCTCCGGTTCCGGCAAGTCCCGTTTGGTCCTGGCGCTGCTGAAGGCCGGCGCTGCCGGGGACTTGCCCTTCGCCCGCCTGGTCGCCGATGACCGGGTCCACCTTGAGGCCGCCCACGGCCGGCTGATCGCGCGGCCGCCTCCCACCATCGCCGGCCTTGTCGAGATGCGCGGTCATGGGCCTGTCGAGATGGCTCACGAGCCGCAGGCAGTGGTTGGCTGGGTGGTCGATCTCGATGCTCCAGATGGCCAGCGGATGCCAGAACCGGCAACCGGGACCACCGAAATTGCCGGGGTCGCACTACCGAGGGTTGCAGTTAGCCGTGGTCAGGACCCGCTTCCCCTGGTCCTCCAGGCGGTTGGTGCGGGCTTTCCGCGCTGA
- a CDS encoding PTS sugar transporter subunit IIA gives MIGLVIVTHGQLAIEFRAAMEHVVGPQRQVETVAIGPSDDMDQRRRDIIAAVEKVDLGDGVAVLTDMFGGTPSNLAISVMNGRAVEVVAGINLPMLVKLATVRGEKPLQEAVLQAQEAGRKYINIASRVLAGH, from the coding sequence ATGATCGGTCTCGTAATTGTAACCCATGGCCAACTCGCCATCGAGTTTCGGGCGGCTATGGAACACGTGGTCGGCCCGCAACGGCAGGTCGAGACCGTGGCCATCGGCCCGAGCGACGATATGGACCAACGCCGGCGCGACATCATCGCGGCCGTCGAAAAGGTCGATCTCGGCGATGGCGTCGCGGTGCTGACCGACATGTTCGGCGGCACGCCGTCCAATCTCGCCATATCTGTGATGAATGGCCGGGCCGTCGAGGTCGTGGCGGGGATCAACCTGCCGATGCTCGTCAAGCTCGCAACCGTGCGCGGTGAGAAACCATTGCAGGAGGCGGTGCTGCAGGCCCAGGAGGCCGGGCGCAAATATATCAACATAGCCAGCAGGGTGCTGGCCGGCCATTGA
- a CDS encoding HPr family phosphocarrier protein, translating into MTDEETDCAPTEPAAEGELVREIPILNMRGLHARASAKFVACVDRFDAGITVSRCGETVDGTSIMGLMMLAAGIGTTIVVRARGEQAAEAMDAVCALVADRFGEGE; encoded by the coding sequence ATGACCGACGAGGAAACCGACTGCGCCCCGACAGAACCCGCAGCCGAAGGCGAGCTTGTTCGCGAAATTCCCATTCTCAACATGCGCGGTCTGCACGCACGGGCATCCGCGAAGTTCGTCGCCTGCGTCGACCGGTTTGACGCCGGCATCACGGTTTCCCGATGCGGTGAGACCGTCGACGGCACCTCGATCATGGGTCTGATGATGCTGGCTGCCGGCATCGGCACGACGATCGTCGTTCGTGCCAGGGGCGAACAGGCGGCCGAAGCCATGGACGCTGTCTGCGCGCTGGTGGCGGATCGGTTCGGCGAAGGCGAGTAA
- a CDS encoding TIGR00645 family protein: protein MVDPVPSTIPTGEPQSGHWIEKTLFASRWLMAPFYLGLVIALALLLITFGRELVHLLAKVPNAKESDIILGILTLVDLSLAGNLVVMVIFSGYENFVGKMRHISAEDRPEWMGTIDFSALKMKLLGSIVAISAIHLLKAFMNVSVMTDRDLIALVAIHVVFVVSGVFLALSDKLTSSSH, encoded by the coding sequence ATGGTCGATCCCGTCCCCTCCACGATCCCCACCGGCGAGCCCCAGTCCGGACACTGGATCGAGAAAACCCTGTTCGCCAGCCGCTGGCTGATGGCCCCGTTCTATCTCGGGCTGGTCATCGCGCTGGCGCTGCTTCTCATCACCTTCGGGCGTGAACTGGTTCACCTTCTGGCCAAGGTGCCGAATGCCAAGGAATCCGACATCATTCTCGGCATCCTGACGCTGGTCGACCTCTCGCTCGCCGGCAACCTCGTCGTCATGGTGATCTTCTCGGGCTACGAGAATTTCGTTGGCAAGATGCGTCACATTTCCGCCGAAGACCGGCCGGAATGGATGGGCACCATCGATTTCTCCGCGTTGAAGATGAAGCTCCTCGGCTCCATCGTCGCGATCTCCGCCATTCATCTGCTGAAGGCCTTCATGAACGTGTCAGTCATGACCGACCGTGACCTCATCGCGCTTGTCGCCATTCACGTCGTGTTCGTTGTGTCGGGCGTGTTCCTGGCCTTGTCCGACAAGCTCACATCGTCGTCGCACTGA
- a CDS encoding class I SAM-dependent methyltransferase, producing MADWRSFWDGEHAIYVDQRHKTVHYQEIAKGILAHLADVPAGQQAVVLDYACGEALEAAEVAARCARLVLCDGAPSVVAKLAERFASDPKIAACTPEDLDAALADGTADLIVVSSLIQYLSRADFEALLDRFAAKLKPGGRFVLADVISPDAGMVADILALLRNGARHGYFLSALVGLVATAVSPYRKIRSELGLATYAPDDILGLLKSHCFAANRHQPNLGLSPHRMTFVAIRS from the coding sequence ATGGCTGACTGGCGCTCCTTCTGGGACGGCGAGCACGCGATCTACGTCGATCAGCGGCACAAGACGGTCCACTACCAGGAGATTGCCAAGGGCATCCTGGCCCATCTCGCGGATGTGCCGGCGGGGCAGCAGGCTGTCGTGCTCGATTATGCCTGTGGCGAGGCGCTGGAGGCGGCAGAAGTGGCCGCGCGTTGCGCCCGTCTCGTGCTCTGCGACGGCGCGCCATCGGTGGTCGCCAAGCTTGCCGAGCGCTTCGCGTCCGATCCGAAGATTGCGGCCTGCACCCCGGAAGACCTCGATGCAGCCCTGGCCGATGGCACCGCTGACCTGATCGTCGTCTCCTCGCTCATCCAGTACCTGAGCCGCGCCGATTTCGAGGCGCTGCTTGATCGCTTCGCGGCCAAGCTCAAGCCCGGTGGCCGGTTCGTGCTGGCTGATGTCATCTCGCCGGATGCCGGAATGGTGGCCGATATCCTGGCACTGCTCCGCAATGGGGCCCGCCACGGCTATTTCCTGTCGGCTCTTGTCGGCCTGGTGGCCACCGCCGTCTCGCCCTATCGCAAGATCCGCAGCGAACTCGGCCTCGCGACCTATGCGCCCGACGACATTCTGGGCTTGTTGAAGAGCCACTGCTTCGCGGCCAATCGCCACCAGCCCAATCTCGGCCTGTCCCCTCACCGGATGACCTTTGTCGCCATCCGGTCCTGA
- a CDS encoding aminotransferase gives MNPIFADLPTTVFEVMSRLARETGAVNLGQGFPDDPGPQDVREKAAEAVISGWNQYPPMMGTPELRQAVATHYARHQGLTIDPDQEVMVTSGATEALAGALFSLIEPGDEVVLFQPMYDAYLPLVLRAGGVPRFVTLKPPHWRFTEEDLAAAFSPRTRVVLFNNPLNPAGTIFPREDLELIGRYCERFGATVISDEVWEHVVFDGATHLSVLAIDSLRERSVKIGSAGKIFSLTGWKVGLVVAAPAIMKVLAKAHQFLTFTTPPNLQTAVAYGLAKELGYFQGMRADLQRSRDLFHKGLVSAGFEVLPSAATYFINVDLASAGITDDVAFCRTLVTDHGVAAIPVSAFYAVTPVTSVVRFCFAKKDATLNSALDRLAKVFPRAAA, from the coding sequence ATGAACCCCATCTTCGCCGACCTTCCGACCACCGTTTTCGAGGTCATGTCGCGGCTGGCCCGCGAGACCGGCGCTGTCAATCTCGGCCAGGGCTTCCCGGATGATCCGGGTCCTCAGGACGTGCGCGAGAAGGCGGCCGAAGCCGTCATATCCGGTTGGAACCAATATCCTCCGATGATGGGCACGCCTGAACTGCGCCAGGCGGTCGCGACCCATTATGCCCGCCATCAGGGTCTGACCATCGATCCCGACCAGGAGGTCATGGTCACCTCGGGCGCCACCGAGGCGCTGGCCGGCGCCCTGTTCTCGCTGATCGAACCCGGCGACGAGGTCGTGCTGTTCCAGCCGATGTACGACGCCTATCTTCCGTTGGTCCTGCGGGCTGGCGGCGTGCCGCGCTTTGTCACGCTGAAGCCGCCGCACTGGCGCTTCACCGAGGAGGATCTGGCCGCCGCCTTCTCGCCCAGAACGCGCGTGGTGCTCTTCAACAATCCGCTCAATCCGGCCGGCACAATCTTCCCGCGCGAGGATCTGGAGCTGATCGGCCGCTATTGCGAACGCTTCGGCGCAACGGTCATCTCGGATGAGGTCTGGGAGCATGTGGTGTTCGATGGCGCGACGCACCTGTCGGTGCTCGCCATCGACAGCCTGCGCGAGCGCTCGGTCAAGATCGGCTCCGCCGGCAAGATCTTCTCGCTCACCGGCTGGAAGGTCGGCCTGGTGGTTGCAGCGCCTGCCATCATGAAGGTGCTGGCCAAGGCGCATCAGTTCCTCACCTTCACGACCCCGCCGAACCTCCAGACCGCAGTTGCCTATGGCCTCGCCAAGGAGCTCGGATATTTCCAGGGCATGCGCGCCGACCTGCAGCGCTCGCGCGATCTGTTCCACAAGGGCCTGGTCTCGGCAGGTTTCGAGGTGCTGCCGAGCGCGGCGACCTATTTCATCAATGTCGACCTGGCCTCCGCCGGCATCACCGACGACGTCGCCTTCTGCCGCACGCTCGTGACCGATCATGGCGTCGCAGCCATCCCGGTTTCGGCCTTCTATGCCGTAACGCCTGTCACCTCGGTGGTGCGGTTCTGCTTCGCAAAGAAGGATGCCACGCTGAACAGCGCGCTCGACCGCCTCGCCAAGGTCTTCCCGCGTGCGGCAGCCTGA
- a CDS encoding RrF2 family transcriptional regulator — MPILSRRGRLAIAAVVDIAVYGENSPVAAKALAERHDLPPRHLEPMLQELVRAGILKGLRGPRGGYNISREHITCGEIVRAAAGNAEDDARSTSALIKSVILPTVKRAEALYFAELDKITVTDLCNEAKNRQLVLAD, encoded by the coding sequence ATGCCGATATTGTCACGCCGCGGTCGCCTTGCGATCGCCGCCGTCGTTGACATCGCCGTCTATGGCGAGAACTCCCCCGTTGCAGCCAAGGCGCTGGCGGAGCGGCACGACCTGCCACCCCGCCACCTCGAGCCCATGCTGCAGGAACTGGTGAGGGCTGGCATCCTCAAGGGACTGCGCGGGCCGCGTGGGGGCTACAACATCAGCCGGGAGCACATCACCTGCGGCGAGATCGTCAGGGCCGCTGCCGGCAATGCGGAGGATGACGCTCGGAGCACTTCGGCGCTGATCAAATCGGTCATATTGCCGACGGTCAAACGCGCCGAAGCGCTCTATTTCGCCGAACTCGACAAGATCACGGTCACTGATCTCTGCAACGAAGCGAAGAACCGGCAGCTGGTGCTCGCGGACTGA
- the dut gene encoding dUTP diphosphatase produces the protein MTDQPLAIPVQQLPHGAGLPLPRAQTAGSAGMDLVAALPEGEPLVLAPRARAAVPTGLVMAIPMGFEGQVRPRSGLALKHGLTVANAPGTIDADYRGEVKVILINLGEEAVTLARGERIAQLVIAPVTSARLDLVDLIGETGRGAGGFGSTGR, from the coding sequence ATGACCGACCAGCCGCTCGCCATTCCCGTCCAGCAATTGCCGCACGGTGCGGGGCTGCCTCTGCCAAGGGCCCAGACGGCCGGTAGCGCGGGCATGGACCTCGTTGCGGCGCTTCCCGAAGGCGAGCCGCTCGTGCTGGCGCCGCGCGCCCGCGCCGCGGTTCCAACTGGCCTGGTCATGGCCATTCCCATGGGGTTCGAGGGCCAGGTCCGCCCGCGCTCGGGGCTCGCGCTGAAGCATGGCCTGACCGTCGCCAATGCGCCCGGCACGATCGATGCTGACTATCGCGGCGAGGTGAAGGTGATTCTCATCAATCTTGGCGAGGAGGCCGTCACCCTCGCCAGGGGCGAGAGGATTGCCCAACTGGTGATCGCCCCGGTGACCAGCGCGCGCCTTGATCTCGTTGACCTCATTGGCGAAACCGGCCGTGGTGCTGGAGGTTTCGGTTCCACCGGGCGCTGA
- the coaBC gene encoding bifunctional phosphopantothenoylcysteine decarboxylase/phosphopantothenate--cysteine ligase CoaBC: MLQGKRILLVIGGGIAAYKSLELIRRLQDRGAKVRAILTKAGTEFVTPLSVGSLTGDKVFMELFSLTDEAEMGHIELSRDADLMVVAPATADLMAKMANGHANDLASTTLLATDKRVLIAPAMNVRMWSHPATQRNLTTLKADGVAVVGPNDGSMACGEFGPGRMAEPMEIIAAIEGLMKDPAVGHPLKGKRVLVTSGPTREPIDPVRYISNHSSGKQGHAIAKAAAEAGAEVTLVTGPVSLADPVGVTVVHVESARDMLAAVEAALPADIAVFAAAVADWRVASVADNKLKKGAGGPPSLAFVENPDILATIAKHGSKRPQLVVGFAAETEAVVDNARAKLARKGCDLIVANDVAPGTGTFGGDANTVHLVTPDSVETWDRQSKDGVARALVTRLAEMIAKA, translated from the coding sequence ATGCTGCAGGGCAAACGCATTCTTCTGGTCATCGGCGGCGGTATCGCGGCCTACAAGTCGCTGGAGCTGATCCGGCGGCTGCAGGATCGCGGCGCGAAGGTGCGTGCCATCCTGACCAAGGCGGGGACTGAATTCGTCACACCGCTGTCGGTCGGATCGCTGACCGGCGACAAGGTGTTCATGGAGCTGTTCTCGCTGACCGACGAGGCCGAGATGGGCCATATAGAGCTGTCGCGCGACGCCGACCTCATGGTGGTGGCCCCAGCGACCGCCGACCTGATGGCCAAGATGGCGAATGGCCATGCCAATGACCTGGCGTCGACCACGCTGCTGGCGACCGACAAGCGCGTGCTGATCGCCCCCGCCATGAACGTGCGGATGTGGAGCCATCCGGCAACCCAGCGCAATCTCACCACCCTGAAGGCGGACGGCGTGGCCGTGGTCGGCCCCAATGACGGCTCCATGGCCTGCGGCGAGTTCGGCCCGGGTCGGATGGCCGAACCGATGGAGATCATCGCCGCGATCGAAGGCTTGATGAAGGACCCAGCCGTCGGTCATCCGCTGAAGGGCAAGCGCGTCCTCGTGACATCCGGCCCGACCCGTGAGCCGATCGATCCCGTCCGCTACATCTCCAACCATTCCTCAGGCAAGCAGGGCCACGCCATCGCCAAGGCGGCAGCGGAGGCCGGCGCCGAGGTGACGCTGGTGACTGGCCCGGTATCGCTCGCCGATCCGGTGGGCGTGACGGTCGTGCATGTCGAGAGTGCCCGCGACATGCTGGCGGCGGTCGAGGCGGCTCTGCCGGCCGATATTGCCGTGTTCGCGGCCGCGGTCGCCGACTGGCGCGTCGCGTCGGTCGCCGACAACAAGCTGAAGAAGGGGGCCGGTGGGCCGCCGTCGCTCGCCTTCGTCGAGAACCCCGACATTCTCGCGACGATTGCCAAACATGGCTCGAAGCGCCCCCAACTGGTGGTTGGATTTGCCGCCGAGACCGAGGCCGTCGTCGACAACGCCCGTGCCAAGCTTGCCCGCAAGGGTTGCGACCTGATCGTCGCCAATGATGTCGCGCCCGGCACCGGCACATTCGGCGGCGATGCCAACACGGTTCATCTTGTCACCCCCGACAGCGTCGAGACCTGGGACCGCCAGTCCAAGGACGGTGTTGCCCGCGCCCTTGTCACCCGCCTCGCAGAAATGATCGCCAAAGCATGA